The DNA segment TTAGCCTCTGCCACGGCGTAGCCCATCACCCCATATAATTTGATATCTGCCAAAATTAGCTTAGATTCACAGTCAGCAGGAATATCTATCACCGAACGGATAGTTATAGGTAATGATTTTTCTCCTAGAGATTGACGTAATTGAGTTAATATTCCTGAGCTTAGAGGCGATCGCAACTCAATGCGGAGTTCCAAAGCACGGAGGTTTTCTGTACTGACCGTCTTATCTGCCTGTTCTAGATTTTTTTGTAACTCTACATTCCCATGAATAGTTAACAAATGTCCCCATCGAGTAATGTATGTTTCTCGATCCAGCGTCAGCAATAGGGGTAGGGATGGTTCCGAGGTTGGCGAATCTTCAACTTTTGCGTCTTCTAATAAAAGTTCAGAAGTGGGTAATGCTAAGTCAATTAAATTTTGTAAAATTTGCTCTGCCGTTTCGCCTTTAACCCAAACTGGATTTACAGGCTCATCAATTACTGTACCTTCTTGGTCTAGGGAAAAACCGGTACTGAGAAAGTAACTCTCATTAGTAATTGTTAGTTCTGTTCCAGAATTTGATGTCAAATTTCCATCAGATAGGGAGTCTGGCTGATGAAATGAATCGATTTCTAAGGTATTTTCTATCTCTAGTTCCTGTTCTACCTCATCTGCTGCCTGAGAATTTACTTGCAGATGAACACCATATTGCCAAGATTTACCAAGAATATCTGATATCAAGTCGCCAGAGCAGCGCAATTCCCAAATACCCGGTTTGAGGTATGTGAAAGGAATTACCGCCATTAAGCCTTCGGAATTGGTGCGGCGCAGTCGTTTTTGAATCCGCCGCTTTGGCGGCACTTCCTGGGGCGAGAAGTAAGTTACGCGCACTTCCACATCTTGATTGGGAAGGCTAGAACGAGCTAAAACTCTATACCGACCCTCTACGATTTCTGTGTTTGGCGATTCCAAGGCGTGCCAAGAGCGATCGCCTTGCTTCTGAATCAGAAATTGCCAGTGTTCCATTGTGAGTGATGCCCAGACTGAAGAGCAGCTGAGTAGTAGTTTGCGTTATTTTTCTTGCAAGTTTACCTCAGCAATCTGTAATTTCATGAATGTAATATAATGTTTCGATTCAAAAACTGTAAAGAACTCCGGCTAAATAATAATTTTATTTAAGAGTGTGATTCTTAAATATCAAGTTCTAAAGCTGATACTTACTTGACCTTGCTGCACCTTACCCAGTCGAGTGAGGCAGATGTCATCCGTGTCCGCGTCTTATCGTGTTGATAAGCACAGCTATTTCTGTACCTATTGCCCACAACCAAAACCGTTTTTCATCAAAATTAAAGCCCCCAACAGTTACTAGAAAAGAGAACTACCGGGGGAAACAGAATATGACAAATCTCTTCCACAAAGATCATCAAAGCCTTTTCATTACCAACGAAACTTTGATTAGACATCAAAGATGAAAAATCCAGTGTTGTAACTATGGCTCATAGAGCCAAGTCAAAAAACGCCATAACGATTTTTATAGTATGTCAAAATTTGCTGTACCCGTTGCCGACTCTCAGCATTAGTGTTTGCGTTCCAAGCAATACACAAGCCCTCAATTTGACTTTGATAATAATCAAACTGTTGGGATGATTGGGGAATTAAACTGACTTCTACCCCTTCGACTTGACGTAGATGAGCTGCTATCTCTCGATAGACAGCCAAGGGTAAACCCGCAAATTCGACTTTCTCTTTAGTCTCCATCTTTATGAGGCTCCAACAGCAGGAAGATTAGTAGTAGGTGTTACAACTGAAACCGGACTACCAGTAGGGCTTGTGCTTCCTGGTATAGTTCCAACAGGCGCTTCACCCACCATTCTGGCAACTTCAATACCATATTGTTCCAGAATAACAATCGGATTGGAACCTGCATTCATTTCAATTCGTTTCACCAACAGACCATTTGCTAGTCTTTGTCCTGCTTGCACATAACGACTAGCGATTTCGTTAGGTATTTTAATTATGGCTTGGGGTTCTCTACCCACTATCACTACACCAGTAACCACAACTGCTTTAGCTAAATCAGGTTGTGCCGGTGGTGGTAATACTGAAACTAAAGTCGGATTGGGTACGACTTGAGGTAAAACTTTAGGCAAAACCGGCATTAAACTGGGGCGTGATTTTGCTATCAGTGTTTTCTTGTTTGTAGTCGAATTTGCATTGTTTTTCACATTTACCCTTTTTGGCGTAGTACCAGGGGGTAGAGGTGGTAAAGAGGGGACTGTTTTAACAGGTGTATTTGCTGGCATTTCGGCAATTGGCTGTCCGATAATTTGAGCAAAGGGGTCAATCCGTCCTTTAGAAACTAAATTTGCCCGTTCAGTACCATTGGTCAATTGAATTAAATTAGGAGTCCCAGAGGCAACCTTTACAGACGCATTAGGAGACACCACCGGATTATTAAAGGATTCAGCCTTAACTGGCGCTTTCGCTACAGGCGCAGCAGTTGGGGGGGGACTAGGATTAGCAATTGGTGGTGTATCTTCCGAGGCACATCCGGCGATCGCCACGGTTACAATACTTGCAAGTAAAATTTTAGATTTTCTGCCCATTAGCCGTTCTCAAACGCTATAGGAAACTGTTATTGATAAAAGGCAAAAATGCCTGTTTGTATTTCAGGCATTGTTGTCGTTTCCTTTATAACCTAATTTTTTGGGATTTAAAGAGTTGTTTTTGGCACCAAGCATTCAGAATAAATGCTGATGACTTAATGGAACTTTAATCATCTGCCACACACATCAGATGCTTTAACAAGTCCAACCCTTTTTTTACTCTCCTGGAAACTGTGACGACGCTGATTCCTAAGTGTTCTGCCACCTGTTTCTGCGTTAAGTCTTGTAAAAACACACACTCTAAAACTTCACGAGTGCGTTGTTCTAACTGAAACAATGCTTGTTGTAAGCGAATTTGGTCTTCTTGTGCCAACTGAAAACTGCGGTAATGATGATCAGGAACCAATTCTCCCAGGCTAGTGGCTCCTTCTTCACCATCTTGCACGGGTACATCTAAACTCAAAGGAGCGCGGTTTACCCACGCTAATTTGATTTCCTGCCATTCATCTGGGGAAATTTCCAGTGCTGTTGCTAATTCTGAGTCAGTTGGTTGGCGGTTGTATTGTTCCCGCAAAGAACGCGAAACTCCGATTGCTCGCTGTTGTATCGCCAAGTAGCGACGAGGAATTCTTACTGTTACACCTTTATCGCGGAGGTAGTGTTGAATTTCGCCACGGATATAAGGTATGGCAAAGGAGCTAAAAGCATGGCCTTTGGCAATTTCAAATCTTTCAATCGCTCTGATTAAACCTAAACAACCAACTTGAACCAAATCATCATAGTTTTCCCGGCATTGATTCATCCAGTAGTGAGCTTCTTTCCTCACTAATCCAAGATTCAGTTTTACTAGTT comes from the Nostoc sp. PCC 7120 = FACHB-418 genome and includes:
- a CDS encoding RNA polymerase sigma factor SigF; translation: MPTTATNELKYEIWQLLREYQQSRSETVRNQLVKLNLGLVRKEAHYWMNQCRENYDDLVQVGCLGLIRAIERFEIAKGHAFSSFAIPYIRGEIQHYLRDKGVTVRIPRRYLAIQQRAIGVSRSLREQYNRQPTDSELATALEISPDEWQEIKLAWVNRAPLSLDVPVQDGEEGATSLGELVPDHHYRSFQLAQEDQIRLQQALFQLEQRTREVLECVFLQDLTQKQVAEHLGISVVTVSRRVKKGLDLLKHLMCVADD